The Bacillota bacterium genome has a segment encoding these proteins:
- a CDS encoding prepilin-type N-terminal cleavage/methylation domain-containing protein, with the protein MLERAEGFSLIEVLVVILLIGILVPPLYGVVAMMHRGMQASSDLAEAYRIVSNVVEYTTSQGNTPGPDVLARISDRFSVEIATTDTDLPGLKESTVRVTQQDKELVVYTFLWLSAD; encoded by the coding sequence ATGTTAGAACGTGCCGAGGGTTTTTCTCTCATCGAAGTGCTGGTGGTGATTCTGCTCATCGGCATACTAGTACCGCCCCTGTATGGTGTTGTGGCGATGATGCATCGGGGGATGCAAGCTTCATCTGATTTAGCGGAAGCCTACCGGATTGTCAGCAATGTGGTGGAGTACACCACAAGCCAAGGCAATACGCCCGGGCCGGATGTTCTGGCCAGGATCTCCGATAGATTTTCCGTGGAAATCGCTACTACCGATACGGACTTGCCAGGCCTTAAGGAAAGCACAGTTCGGGTCACTCAACAGGATAAGGAACTGGTGGTCTACACTTTCCTGTGGCTTTCTGCCGACTGA
- a CDS encoding type II secretion system protein, translating into MKSSVFCRSSEAGYTLMELLVVISVLGIVGGIILLVVSSGAFVPRRVSSWYEAEQNLSAVLMELSYGFTYDEVRYLGLVQASEATPLGAGTGLAYKDLAGREIVYLFREDTLYRQVEGGKEVSVLSGLTSVSFQITDGSLLEITLELAAVGAGSKPRRVIHFVALRNAQRR; encoded by the coding sequence ATGAAGAGCTCGGTTTTTTGTCGATCTTCTGAAGCGGGATATACCCTGATGGAATTGTTGGTGGTTATATCTGTCTTGGGTATTGTGGGAGGGATCATCTTGCTGGTGGTTTCTTCCGGTGCCTTTGTGCCCAGGCGCGTAAGTAGCTGGTACGAGGCGGAGCAGAACCTCTCCGCGGTGTTGATGGAGCTATCCTATGGCTTTACCTACGATGAGGTTCGCTATTTGGGTTTGGTACAAGCCAGCGAAGCCACTCCCTTAGGTGCGGGTACGGGTTTGGCCTACAAAGACCTCGCAGGACGAGAGATCGTCTACCTTTTCCGAGAGGACACTCTTTACCGACAGGTGGAAGGAGGAAAGGAAGTATCCGTCCTTTCCGGCTTGACCTCGGTTTCCTTTCAAATTACCGATGGGTCCCTGTTGGAGATCACCCTAGAATTGGCTGCGGTGGGCGCGGGCAGCAAACCGCGTCGGGTGATACACTTTGTGGCTTTGCGTAACGCCCAGCGGAGGTGA